Part of the Nicotiana sylvestris chromosome 2, ASM39365v2, whole genome shotgun sequence genome, TCTTGATCGTGTGTCAGATGGTCAAGAATTGCAAGGAAATTACCAGGGAGAACTGACAATGAAATCAAGAATTATTGGAGAACTCATATGAGGAAGAAGGCTCAAGATGACAGGAAAAATAAGGCTTCTATTTCTCCATCTTCATCTTTCTCCAACTGTTCATCTTATTTCTCTTCCAACAGTCCTGACGTGGAATTTATGCCCATTACCGAAAATAACGAAAGAAACTTCTACGATACTGGTGGATTGTTGGGCGTGCATGAACAAATTAGCTTGCAAAATGCAGGGAAAAAGAAAGTTGGTGATCAAGAGAAAGGGAAAAGCATGAAGGTGTACTCTATGGATGAAATATGGAAAGATATTGAATTATTATCAGAAGAAAATGACAcaaaaaataaaccaattttgCCATCAACTATGTGGGAATATTGCCCAGATAGCACTCTATGGATGACTGACGAAGAAGAAACTAAGATGTTTCCTCAGTTTTATTGCTTGGATAACCAGGATAACACATTTTTTATCGGCTAACAAGGGGTTATTCATTTGAGAATTTAAGTTAAACATGCTGACAGTGGAAAGAACTTTTTACGGTATCAATTCAATTTAACCAATTATAGCAGGTTATGATATCAGGTCTAATATGAAGAATTATCCTATTATTGTAGGTTAAGTTGACCCGATAGTGTAAAAAGAATATATACACTGTCAGTGCCTAAAACTTAGACTCTTTATTAGAAGGTAATTTATTTTAAAGTTGGTGTAGGATTTGTGAGAAAAGTTTAGCTCTAACTTTGTAAACAGAAATATTGGTAAAATTCCTGTCAGTCCCTAAATAAGAAGGTAGTCTGTATTATGATCGGCAGTGTTTGTAACTCAGATGTTGTATCATCTGATACTTAGTTATATAATTAATAATGAGAATCATATGTCTATTTCTGTTTGACTATTCTTCATTATGTGAGTTACAACTACCTAAAAGTTAGTATGTAGCTTTCTTTATAATTAAGAAGTTATTTTCTTCAAAGAAAATGATCTAGCTAGATAAAGAGGGAAAAATCACGAAGCCTACAAAACTGTGAAAATTTTAAAGAGTATAAGTCTTATGTACTcacattataaaaatatttaaataattaatttacttATAAGGTAATTACGGGTGAATTTCGATAATAAATATTACTACTTAATTACTTGGTAAAAATGATAACTAATATATCTACTATCACgattatatttctaaaaaaaaaaagaatttttacgCTAACATTACTTAAATCTAATTGTATAGCATAAGCTTCAACTATTCTGCAAGCTTATTAGTTAGGAGCTTTGCCAATGAGAGAAGTTTCATCTTTCAAATGTTTCTAATCATGGGCGGATCGCTAGAGCTTAAGTTTTTGGGTCAGGCTGAGTCCAATAGTTTTGATATAGATGTCGTATTTGTCTTTAGAAATTCGTtgaatatacatatacatataattAATTTAGTATTTAGTTATTTAGATGGAGAAATTTCGAACCCATAAATTTTAAATCTTGACTTTTTAATAAGTTGCAAGAGCTTGATATTGTTATATGTAAGTTAACATAAAAGTTGCAACTTGAAAACCACGATTGGATCATCAAAAAGAAGCCCAGTCCCCAGAAAACGATCTCCATTAATGAAAAATATTCTCAAATCAAGATAAATACAAAATCTTGTGCAGCACCCAAATATTTATTTCTCTATAATATAGTGACTCGAAAAAGGGAATAGTCCCTAAAAAACACGTAGCTGCCCTTACCGCACAATTATTCATAAAAAATCTGAAATAAAGTTTTTTGTTTCAGTTAGTGGATGGAGAAACTTTGTAATACTTGTCAACTTTTTCAAAATGATAAGTATCTATGAAGTGTCGCATTAGAAGTGGTGGACCCAACATTTTAGGGGCATGAATACTTATAACCTTAAACGTAGAGTTATTAATAATCATAATGTTGTATTTAACTGTAAATATAAGTTAGGAGACTTACGGGGTTTTAAAGCGGATGAGTGTCACGATTCCGTCTCAACGATTGCGTCTGAAATTCTCTTTCGGAATCGTAATAACACATAACATTTCATTTGCTAGGCAAGTTAACATTAGAGGATCTTTAAGCTAATTTTGATCAATTTCAATATGTAAAATCAATTAAGccgaaataaaacaaaaaactgATTGTGGAATAACATAACAACCAATAATATTTAGTACAATCCGGATCTGGAATCACAATTTACGAGCTTCTAGAATTTATACAAACAGAGTGTGAAATAAGTACAACTGTCTCGAATGAAAAGAGCAGTAAATAAGGGGAaatggaaggggacttcaaggtttacagatgccagcagatctacctcgagtgtCCAAAAGCAGTTCCAAGCTGAAACGCCTCACGGACAGTTGGGACCAGTACCAAaatttgcacaagaagtgcaggaTGTAGTATGAGCAACCGATCAAATGTACTctataagtgtcaagcctaacctcgacgaggtagtgacgaggctatgacaggaCACCCACGTAAATAACCTATGCCAGATAACAATATACGTACAAGATAATAACAAATAAAGGCTAAACATGTActattgggaggggacatgcgaaaTGGGTACAAGATACGATAAATACAGCAGGAAATGATAACCACAACATTCAATATGCCTTTAACCACTAAAATGAATGAACACAACGAATAAAATTGCACGGCATcgcctttcgtgcttttactctcactttCATCATAAATTAATAGATAcggcacggcatcatccttcgtgcattaactctcaaaatatggcacgacatcacccttcgtgcattaactctcacaatatggaatgacatcactcttcgtgcattaacactcaaatatggcacggcattacccttcgtgcattaacactctcccttaccagaTAACAATGAACATATAATAACAGGGAGATAGAATGAACGAGAACAAGTCTTACGTCAAACGGTCCCACAACACCAACCTCAATTTCAGAAACAATACTCAATTATAATAGATAGTCCATAAGCGCGGGAAAACCCATCAATTGAGTaattaactagtctaagcatggatatcatgatCAAGGAAATCAATAAATTACGAGAAACAAGTctcacccgcatgctttaacccaacaacaacgcataagtactcgtcacctcacatacgttgtacccaacatttaatcaagtagcaaataggcaaacaagTCCTAATTCCTCAAGTAAAGGTTAACCACGACATTAACCTCACTCCAAAgatcaactcaaagctcaaccatagctttgcctttcaaacaagtctccgaaccaaccaaatctagcaaattaccaaccaaacgattcaaaataagccttaggaactacccacaaaTCACTACTAGAAAACTGCAAATTTCCCACATATATATTTTACGTGGGAAATGAAaaagttttcttttacttttttttttccacAGACTATACGTGGGAACTAGTTGGCGCAAAAAAGCACATAATTTGTTTCCCACCGAATCAGTGGGAATGTcattaaaaataaatttactACCTAGTGAAATAGTGGGaacctaaaataaaaaataattttaatattcCCACTGATGTAGTAAGAAGCTCAAAATTTTGAACTGTTGTATTTGGTCCAAAAACTCGCGAGCTTAAAATTATTTCAccaaaaaaattgaatttataaAAGACAATTCCCACAAATTTTTCCAGTGAATCAGTGGGAAAGTATTTTCTATTACATTAGGTATACcctgtttttcttctctttttcaatctcattcttctttttctctctatTCTCTTGGCAGACCGATTTTCCTCCATTTTCAGAAATAAGAGATTTCACTAAGCTCATGCAAAATCGGTAAGATCCCCCCCTCTCGCTCGCTCCCTCCCTCCCCCCCTTTCTTTCTCCCTTTTCTGATTTTACCCTAAATGCCTAGAAATCTAGAGTTCCTTTATGCCTGAAAATCTAGAGAGGAAAGTGCAAATCATCCCATTATATAGTAATAAATATTTGTAATCTTTTCCAATTGATGTAGTTTATGTTTGGTTGTTAGATTTTATTTCTAGTTGCTCTTTTGATACGGACTAAAGGTTTTCGAAATTTTTTAGTTTTGAGTTGGTGGATGGATTATTGATGATCTTTTTGAGTTCCCTCAACTGGAACGAGGAAATCAGATCTTTGATTGAAACTTCTTAGCTTTAGGAGATTCTCTTTACTTCTTGCTGACAATTTCCAACTAGTATCATGTCATTGTCTCAATATGAGAATGATATAGACAGTGACTTTACCTTATTCTGCCAAAATAAGTCATtagtgttgtcacacctcctttttccgaccccgcgaagggcgtagggagttttttccaattaaaggacagtcgaaacgggatttatttctttatttcagagtcgccacttgggagatttagggtgtcccaagtcacctattttaatcccgaaccgaggaaaaatgactctgtattacagtccgcgaaccagaaatccggataaggaattctgttaacccgggagaaggtgttaggcattcccgagttccgtggttctagcacggtcgctcaactgttatatttggcttgattatctgattttatacaaatatggactcatgtgcaagttttatctttttaccgctttcattattatattttttaaagaatgtgaacatcgtttaaaaacatgtctttggattgggtcacataaaatgcatccacgatccggaacgtatttttattcaatgttttgggatttggatttgggtcgcataaatgcatacccgtgtttaagaatgtattattattatatcgcgcctaaagcaattagcgatttattactttggggtagggccgtgaaatttgctaaaacgactcctccttaattctaagcaattaaatgtacatttattgagggccccgcaatctatacattttattaagcgaggctcatctcatttattttcctaaatggataaatcttaaagcgactacattttgctatttaaaattagtctctaaaatgaataaagaaaatcctaattaattacgttttttttattattattatttaagaaaacatgacacgctaattgcttgattcatacaaatattgatgaaaaagggattttattcttaatttcgaaaattataaattaaataaaaattcaacaactaatattcaaaataaacaaatatagctagattaaaacttagcattgttatttttttaaaaaatattattgagattaattattcacaatcatttgaaactaaatttaaccataattactaaagcttattagaaagtttattagacttaaacgttcttctaatcttgcttaagctcaagtcatgccttaatgcctaatttacgatgtttaatttaaattcgtgtcttagctaaatttagctacttgttcatgatcaacctataatcttgaagccttcataactagtgaattaacctattttgccgaaccgatttattacagactaacttatgatattattttcttattccaattattatttagtaattcatgaaatagcttaaatacaatcaacaaaaggaacaaagaaaaaaaacgaaattaaaacttcaaattttcattcttcatatgtattcacgcttcatatttcggattacaataaccagcttttcagttgtgtacctgatattggaagcaaaagaaaatgaatatgagaatcagcagcagcagtaaaatcagtacaacacagcaacaatagcccagcaacagtaacaaaccagtggagtagtaatccaaaaaaaaacaaaatcttccagctttgatgaaacaacaattaattctgatttcaaacaacaaaagaaagcagaatatttttttttagtttttatttttattttttgaaagcttaaatatttttcggaattttctatctcttaaatgttcagcccttttctctctcttattttcagatttgtttctctctctcgtatctgtgtattttttctctatctccCTCTTTTTAGTCtcatttcaagacttcttataacccatctcATAAAATCTTcccattaattaaaatcaacccattttctctaccaaacccattatcttcccactcattcccattacattaaataaacatatcacaccaccccattatattttgtcccccatgctttatttaaaataatgcaagattcccctttaatttaaatcttgtcccccctttatattaaataatcatatcacaacccaccccatttcattttgtcccccatgcttcaaataaacaatttcaaaatgtacaattcctaaactaccccttccgaccttactgaaattaccaaactacccctgaacgtattacaaatttaccaaactacccatcagctataacacatcaattaatcaaacttaaccaaaatatagacaatatgatcaatttctaacaatgttcaaacaacaatatgaacacggatgaacatcataacaacaatatcacatgaacatgattttaacaacatttcaacaacaaatcacatgaacacaaattgaacaaccaagaacaactaaaatttgattgaacaatattttagcaacaaacaatcctattttcggattcaacaacaacaacaaacaaagtatgaagatttctaaattcaatcatattgaacttaaaatcaactctaacaacattacaacaaacaattcttatattaaactttaaacaagattatgagaacaattcaagcaataatcataaatggtaaacaagaaatca contains:
- the LOC104221289 gene encoding transcription factor MYB48-like — protein: MAQEEARKGPWSEQEDLQLAFYVNLFGDRRWDFLAKVSGLKRTGKSCRLRWVNYLHPGLKRGKMTPQEERLILELHSKWGNRWSRIARKLPGRTDNEIKNYWRTHMRKKAQDDRKNKASISPSSSFSNCSSYFSSNSPDVEFMPITENNERNFYDTGGLLGVHEQISLQNAGKKKVGDQEKGKSMKVYSMDEIWKDIELLSEENDTKNKPILPSTMWEYCPDSTLWMTDEEETKMFPQFYCLDNQDNTFFIG